CATTCAgcttctttatttgttttttcagcatcttggtttattttgtttgataaaTAATTACTGTAAGCTTATTGTTCTGTTTTAACCTTCAACAGAAAATGATCTGCCGACTCGCTTCTATTGATTGCGAGGAAGAGAGCACCTACGCGAATTCTGACCAAGAGACTGTGTCATGTGATCACAAGAACAAAGACAATATAAAGTGTGATCAAGATGCTGACATATTTGGTCTTATAAGGAAAGTTGAAAACCTGAAGAAAGAACGTTCTGTTCTATGGCTACGAGAGTTCAAGGAATGGATGGATCATTCATCAGAGGATTTTGCAGATGTCAGCAAAGACAGCTTGGGTATCAATATGGAAAAGTACTGTTCAAATGCGAGAGGAATTTCAAGGCAGCATAGTGGAACACGAAGATACTCGTCCAGCTCTTTACGAGCTTCAAGAGATAAGGGCCATAGGAAAAATTTAGAATGCAATGGTTCATCTGTGGATCACAAAACCGGTATGGATGATATGAAGTTCGTTGAAGGTAATGAGACACAGACTATGACTAGTGACATCTCTTCGTTAGGCCTTCAAGCTACAAATCAAAGTCAGGAATTTGCATCGGTTGAACCAAACAACCTGTTTTCTACAGCCCCTTCCGGGGAGAAGTTAGCTGAAAATGGAAATGCGTCAACATTGGATATAGGCCAGGATATAATGGGATCATTTTCATCAACTTATCCTGGGTCACCCCCTCATTATCAGAAAGATGTCTTGCATCGACGTCAGAACTTGGTGGAAGAAATCTTACAGCTGTCTGCAGATTCTTATTCAGTTGCATCATCTGATAGCACAAGCAGCTGCAGTGAAGATGATAACTACGACTCTGAGTCTGAGTATTCGAACCATGAAAACAGTCGGTTGACAGATCTTCTTAATGTGAATAGACTGCGTGAGGAGATTCCGGGGTGTGAACCCAAAGTAACAAGCTCTCTTGATTCTCAACCGGAGAATGGTAGTAGCATAATAGAATCTTTGAGGACTGATGGATCGATGAAGGAGAATACCAGTAGTTCTCTTTCGGAATTGCATAATGGTGAACATATTTGCCATTTGGTTGAGACAAAGAAAAGCATAAGGAAACCTATAAAAAGatatgtttcctttcagaaagaGGAAAGTTGTATTACTAATGCGGAGGCATCTCTCAGTAGTGACGCAGATATCTGTTTTTCTGGTTCTGATCATTTGCAAGAAAGTTCTCTGTCAATGATgtgtagtagtagtaatagcaatagTAGATATTTGGGGACTGACAGAACACATGAAGGAAAAGGCGATTCAGTAGAGGAATATTTTTCAGCAAAACTGGCAGATTCCAGCTCTCAAGAAACTTGTAGGACGTACATGAGCTGTGATTTTATACTACAGAAAGGTTCTACGTACAAGCAACGGTGAGTTTTTGTAACACTTTCGTGGTTTAGTTTGTAGTGGTAAATGATGGTAATATAAGTCCCTTTGGGTAGGTTTATACAtaggttttgtttttctttattcttGACTTGCTGAGAGAGATGTGATATCATCCTTTTTTTATTATGGCTAAGCTTTCTTAGTATTCAACGGAATTGTTTGCATTAGATTTAGATGCTTGGGCTTTCTTAAAGTGGGTGATGTGTGAAAAATCGTACTTGAATTTTGATTTATCTTATTTAACTTCATAGCTAGTTGAGAAGCATCGTTATACCAGGAAGCTATTTGTTCTCTTCCCTTTTGACAGTATTCTGAAATACAGGGAAGCAGTGTTGCTGCTGAGCACCCTAAACAAGCTTTACGTGCTATTCGTGGGTGTGTCTGCGACTTATCAAGGTTAGACTAATCATCTGTGTTCCTTTGCCAATCATGTCATAAGTTTTTCTGATGCTGAGTTCTTAACGGCCACGGGTCTCTGCAGGGAGCACCTTAAGTGTACTGTGTTCCCATGAAATCAGCGAGTTACAAGACGTTTCAGTTGGTCTAGGACTTCAGCTTGTGAGGTTGGTCTTTTTCCGGCTTTGTCGATTTGGTTTATGTATATGTTCTGAATCCTTCTTGTTCTTTCTGTGTAGGCTACGCTTTTTTGAGGATGCAGAATACATTTTTGTTACAAAGTGCATTGAGAAGACAACAGAGTTACTCAATATCATACAAGTTTTTGATTCTCAGGATTCTAAATGCTCTCTTAGAAGGTAAGCTTTTTAACTTTCAGTCTAGAGTCGGCTGTGTAAATTTTTACTGTCATAATCTTTTCTTCCATGTTAATGGCAGTCTAGAGAATATTCAGGTGGACTTGTTTGAGAAAGAAATTTGTGGAGGATTGAAGCTGAGTATATTCCAGTACAATATTCTTCAATTTCAGAGCAGCACCCTTGGAGGTATAGTCTTTCTTGTGTATCCATCCAACTATCTATGATATCCTAGATTAATATAAAATGGTTCGCTCAAATTTGCATCTCCCCTTAAACCAACCACACCTGAAAATAAACTTGAGAGTGTATCTTCTATTGATAATTAGCAAACTTGTGGTTAGGCCAAATCAATTACTTATGCTCACTTAGGCAACCTGGAGTATAGGATTCATATTCACAACAAGGCAATGTCCCTTCTTTTTTATTACTGTGGTTTTATTACATATGGCGCTGAGCACTTTACCAGTGAAACTATTTTGGGTCCCTTGTTTCACTTGCATGTTCCTAATAAGGTGCACTCTGCATCATGAACCATGAAACAGCACAGTGTCGTAACTACAGTCATCTATGTTCTCTGTGTCCATAACCTACAATACATGCTATGGCTGATTGGAAACTaacatttttgtttgatttgctGAATAGAAGCGTTGTGGCGTTGGCGGTCGCTATTTGTGGCTGGTGGGCGTCTCTTTATATGCAATGAAGACTTGGCACAACTTAGTTCTCAAAGAGCATATTCTTCTTCTGCTCCATATTTCTCGCTTGACTCGTGCTGCTCCATTTCTGATATATCTGAGACGGTAATAAGTGTCTTCATTCTTCTTCCCCTTTTGCTCGCGCGTCGTCGAGATGTGATGTGAACGTTTCATGTACAAACTTGAAATTTGCCCTTCTCCAGATCGTTCAATCGCAAGGCAGGGTTGTGTCACTGAAGATCAAAGAGACCAGAAGAGTGGATTCAGTTATATGGAAGCTTAAGTGGTGCTGCACTGAGAAAGCACTCAAGTTTGTGACTTTGGTCAAAGCTCTTCACCCTGATTCGGCACAGTGTCCGTTGGCTGTAAGCTACAGAAGGTAAGTCTTCGTTtgctgtttttttgtttagttttacaGGTCACTTTTCTGTGTAATTATGTATATAGCACCCACGTACTTTGTTCATATTCATTTGATTCAATTTGTTAATGCGTTAAAATCATCGATGATCTGTGTTTTGTGCCGTTCTTTCCGTTTTTAAGTCGGATTCATTTGGTTCAATTTGTTTATCGGTTAAACATCATCTCTCAATTGAATCTGGTGTCTACATAGTAACAAATATTTTGGCCGGAGGAATAAAATCGAAATAAATGGTATTTACACGCAGACATGAATGTTCAAACTGCTTAAATTACGCAGGCAGAGCAAGCTGACAGACGAAGTGAACCACGTGGATACAGTTCACTAGCAACTGAACTGATCTCGCTTTGTCCGGACAAGTTCTAGCGGTAGTCTCTCCAGAGCCATCTGGAAATTTTCGCATGAATCGTTTACTTGCATCATCGCAAAGAAAAAAACCACATTAGGAAGTtagattttctttttctcacCCATAGTCTTGGAGCCGTAGGATCAGATTTTGGTTGTGCTTTGGCTAGCTTCGACTTGAAACTGATGGTGATGCATACCTTGAACTCCACTGAGAAGGGGCTGTTCCGCAGAGACATTGGATCACAACGATCAGTCAATCATCCATCCCTCAGTGATGAGTTACTATTTGAGGTTTATAGAGAAGCAAAGAAAGTTACCCTGCGAAAATGGATGGACACATCAGAAGCCGAGGAAGTAGAACGTAAATTGGTAGTGTCATCTTACGGCAGACATCTCCATCTGCAATCTGAACATGAGAGACGATAAGAAGAACTGTCTTTAATCTCTTGGCAAGAAATTTCTATATACAACTGTTGCATAAACGGGTAGTGGTTAACCTGTGTAGACTGAATCAAAGAGGTCTCAGTAACAATTCTCTCCCCCACAATTATCGACTCAACGCGGAGTAGGTGAATATCGATAGAAGTAATAGGAACTGAAGATGCTTCCACTGTTAACTCGCCACCAAGTGGATCCTGCAAAGAGCATTGAGTCGCTAATTTTCCGGTAACTCGGAAACCACCTATTGAGATCAATATTCAGATTAATTCTCTCTTTTAACAGATCACAGAAAACTATGAAATCTCCAAAGTAGAAGACAAACCTGTCTTAATCTCGGGAAGTAACGGATGTCTCTGAGTGTCTTGAGTGATGTAGAAGACGACCATTTCTGGAGGAAGCGGCCTCTCAGGAAGATCAACTTCAaccccaaaaagaaaaagaaaaaaacatcacaGCAAAATTCAGGACTTTCCACACAAACATCAATGAagtcagagaaaaaaaaaaggggggtaCCTCTACCGCTCTCGATTATAAACTCCATTGTTGCAGATAAAGGTTTATGCAAGTATCCTCGCGGTATGTCTGCAGTAAGTAGATACTGTCACAGATATTTGCATCAATCAATATACCAATtctcagaagaaaaaaaaaatatttcaaaaaaagggtaaaaaaaatactaacttGGATGTTAATATTAGTTCCATGAAACGTCTCATAGAACTTTTCTGCAATGCTTTCCCCAGGCTCCCTCAGATTCACAGAGAACGGTATCTACCAACAACAACAAGTTTCaatgtaatagttgaaaacaaTCAAACTTTATCAAATGGTGCTACCTCTGTAGTTCCGGGAGGGATTCTCCCAGAAGATCTGACTTGGATCGTCTTCTTTCTATGACAAGGTTCAAGAAACGAATGAAGCAGTCAATTCCAAGTTTTTTTGCTGGCGTAAGCAAGAGTTTAAAAGGTAAGCTTTGCTTACACGATCTGAATGGGTTTGATGACGCCATAGAAAGACTCTATAACTCCAGCTGATCCTCCACGCACCTGAGGAGAGGAAGAAGGAGTTTTTTTAGGTTGGAATTGAATTGAAACAAAGGTTCGATCGAGAATCTGAAAACCTGCAAATTGACTGATCCATTGACTGATAAACGTATCGCTTGGTGAGAGATCGAGCTGGGAGATTTTATCACGATTTTTCCTTCCACTGGTTCCTGGGTAAAATTGAAAGCCTGAGCATTTCAAAATTTCTTCTTCATCGTTGAAATCGTAAATGTTATAAGGAAGAGACGCAATACTTACTGAAGAGCGATAGATACGATTTGAACGAGAAAGCTTGACGGTcaccgtcgtcgtcgtcgtcattGAATCACCGAACTGAGCTGCTTCCACCAGGAGGAGGCTGACAGGTTTTGTGGTTATTTCAACGGCGAAATCATTAAAGACGGCAAGAAGTTCTCTCTATGATAAGACAAACCGCATGGTgtgtctctctttttttttgtcatccggTAAATTTATACTCCAGATTCATTCAACCAAGTATTACATGACCAGGCAGCCATAAGCCACTCAAGCGTGTGtcagagcatgattaacccaaaTCTTTTAGAATTGGGTTTTTAGCTTCATATAAGATAATGTCtcttatattttaacttaaaaaaactaagagaccTGAGTTGATTGGGgtgcttttttttgttaagtatgGGTGTTTGAGAATGACAAAATATATCACAGGTAGTTAGTGTAATAGTTGGAAACTGTATGAAGTGTAGTTAGTTCTCGCTGAGGGAATAAAATCATGGGTTCAGAAAATTTGTTGAAAGAATCAGAGATTCACAAAGTGTGTTGTGTTATATAttcattttaactaaaatcataTAGACCAAAGATTCAATATTTCATTTCAGTTTCCTGAACTAGTCACTTACGAAAGATTGTTCCCTTCACCTTGCAGGAAGGTCATTACAGAaacaaccaatttttttttttttttttttttgctaaaaagaaACAGCCAACTTTGGGAATACAATGTACAACAACACAGGTTAGtttcaatattttgtaaattttcctctctctctctctctcttgagaaCAATTTCTTAACATAACCAAAAGCCTTTTAACTTTTGCCAATAGAATGTACAACACACAGGTTGATTGCAACCATTTGTAAGAATGATCAATGTAATAAACAATAAGCGTTTCTTTATAAATGTTAGCCAAGTTTTTTTGAGACAACAGAAGAGGATATCATGATAAGTATACACAACATGCTTCAAAGTAGCAAAACAAACGGatggatttcttttttttttaaagagagtACTAATTAAAGAGAGCTTCACTATAATAACTAACCCTCCTAAGCCAAATCTACATTCTCTTACTAGTTGTGAAACCGATGGAGCACTTAATTCATTTGATCTTCACATGGCAGCTCGTAACGACACAATGGACAAACATGACTGGTCTCAAGCCACTTCACGATACACTCCTCGTCGAACTCATGTCCACAAGCTAAAGGCACAACTCTTCCTCCATTCTTAAACTCTTCCAAACAAATTGTGCACTCTTCCAagctattcttcttcttcttcttgttcatgTTCTCCTTTTCGATATTCTTCGTGTATACTTTCCTTATTAGGGTTTTGACCACGACCTTGCTAGCGGGTCTAAACCGGGTGTTATTACTAGCGGGTCTAAACCGGGTGTTATTACTGGCCTTATCGGTTCAGGAAAAAGATCCATCTGAACCGATAAAGCACATCCAAGAGAATAGTCACTACTACTTGTGAAACAAGCTACACCGTCAATGTAGGCAACTAGTTTCCTCATCGCATCACCAATAACGTCGTCGTCGTCGATAATGGCTTCCATCAGAAGGAAACACTTCAATTCCCGTACGATTTGACAGTCGGAGTCTTCGTCCTCATCACAACCGAAGAAGTCTTGTATGGAGTGTGACCTAGTCGTGAATGGCGTGTCAAACTCATCATCGTCGCCAAAGATCGTGGCAGTGACTGTGATCGTGCCAGCTTCTTCCGGTTGAGGATTGTTATCGATTTCGTGGTCGAAATTGATTCTCATGGCTACTTTACTGAAGAAACACTATCAGTCGAAGATAACAGACCTAAAATagttaatgttttgttttaggGTTGAATTGTATTTATAAGAATGGTGATCATCTCAACACTCTTTTTACCGACACCGAATCAACCGACACCTAACCATATCCTTtagcaaaaaataattttatttttctgtttggtTTCCTCTTAAATATATAGAATTTGTTAACCAACATAAAGAGATGTAAGTTACAAATAAAGGGCAATTTGGTGTTTTTGAATAATGTTCtgttgttctctttttttttttacattacaACTATTTTTCGTTGTGAATAATCATATTCATTTTGGAAACATGAAACTCGTCTAGactcatattcaagttcaaatttatattttattcttatttattttagatattatatatttgagaatatttattgattcaagagaaaacaaaaaagtatGGGAAAGAAAAGATTTAAGATATATAGAGTAAACAAATTactcatttaaattaataaaataacaaaatttattcaattttgtttttggaatttTCCTAATCTGAAACTTGTGTACTTTTCCATAGTCtgtcaaaacaaaattattcaaaatattttaaattactaGTTTGAACCATTGATAATGTCAAAtgcaaatattaatatttagaaaaatatataaatatatgtttcattaaaataataaatcaatgaatatgtatatatagaaataacaaaactttgtattgttagatttttttctcaaaataaaattcatctctaatctttttttctttttgacgttattttattaaattacatctaaaaacacatttatattttagaatatgCATTATcgatacataaaatatattaaataatctaATAAAATGACGAAATACAAATCTACAaagttttatcaattttttttaaaaaaaatgtttaaatataaatattttataataataattaataatgatataaattaatactatagTTCTGATGATATTATTGACTTGtaatttttttactctatataaaattaaattttggtcTGTTGTTtactaaatgttttttttaattatctagAAACACATACTAAAACAGTTCTAACTATTTCCAAATGAATCATTTAATCTTCAAAGAAAATTGTTGATATAATAAAGTGTGTCAgaccttttacaaaaaaatatcaaaaactttatataataatgtGGTGGTTTAGTGGTAGGCGAACTTTGAGAAGCTAAATAATCCGGGGTTAAACATTACATTTACTTTATGGTCACGTGGATATAAAGCCATAATTTAGATTTCATTTAAATACAAAGAGAGATAGTCTATCCATATGATAcatttgtatttgaaattaCTCTGAGTAATTCAATAGGTTTAGGATACCTTCGGGATAATAATAAAACTGCATAATATGGATTAACTCTGAAAGCCATGTATGATGTAAAAGAACTAATCATTGAGCTAACAGAACCAAAAGTACTAGTGTGCACTACAGTGAAATTTTATAGAAGGCCACTAGCACAATTGTTGTTCGGTTTGCGTAGACCGACTTACATTGTCTTTGTATAAGTtctggtttaatttttttccttaagGCAATAGGAAAGACCTAGAGACCTAACGTAAGTCAATCATGTTTTATTCAAAAGATAAAAGTTACCCCATAGTCTAATGACGCATGAGAACCAAccacaacatatttttgtaacctcAATAGGTCGCATCTCTGCTTCTGATTAGACTTAACACGTTTTTAAGTCTGTTACTCTGTGTTTGTTCACCGAACAAGCTATTATTAAGGCCATATATAAGAgtacaaacttaaaaaaaaaaaaaaaaaaaaaaaacaacagcaACACTTAATCCTCTGTGTCATGTTTGGATTCCTCTGCTTCTTCTCATTTATCAAACTCAATCCTCTGTGTCTCCTCCGCATCTACAATGTTGTTATTGTTGGTGTTGTTCTTCTTTCGCCCAAGCTGCGATGTTCATCTTCCCTAATGGAACACGACTTTGTCTACTTTTATCATCTTGGCAGTTAAATTTCAGGACACGACACTCTCTTGTAGGAGTAAGGGTGGTCGTGCGGACAATTGGATTGTGTAAAGTAAAGACTAATTATGCTTTTGAAGAATTTTTTGTATTGAGAACTGTAGCAGAGATAGTCTTTTGTACTCTGTTGAGGTATGTGCTAGAGGATCCATGCTCTGCTCGCAACATTCAGTTTTGTAAGATTGAATATTACAATATGAATGTCAGTGCTGATTTATAATGAATGTCCCTAATGtatgttttgtttataaaacttCTTATTGAAGATACGAACAGAGATCAGTACCCGTTTGCAAAGAATATATGTGAGAACAAATAAGCAAAAACATAACAAGAAGAAGTACACAAACCTCAAATTTTACTTGTTAAACATGTTATTACACTTGATTAAGACATGGAGACACAAACCGAACGTAGTCTCCTCAAAATTACATGAACAATAGGTCATCAGACCAGAAGAGATCCTCATCATCATAGGATAGCAAACCTTCAAAAATAGTATCAAAATCAAGATCCATCGTCACTTCTTCCAAGCTTTTTTCGGCTGCAGCAGGTAATGATGATAcagagttgttgttgttgttgtcagaTACAGTCTgatcctcttcttctttgtcaGTGTTGCTAACaagaggaggtggtggtggtacATCATCACAATCTTGGAGGAGTTGAGTAAGTTCCATCTCGCTCCATTCATCCAAGTCAGGTGATTGATCGACCGTTGATAGGGTTTGATCCTCCAAACCCTTGAGATGACTCATGAGTACTTTCATAGACTCCATCGCTTCCATAAGTTCCTCCGGATTCTTCGAATTGGCAAGCTTGTCGTCGTCCCAccaaaaccctaaccctagatCCTTGCGAGCCATACATATACCGAGGTCTTCTCTCGTGTCACGAGATGATGAAACAGGAGGAAGTCTCTGTCCGGCGAGATAAGCCGAGACAACGGACTCAACGGAGGAGTGACCAAACGAGAAGAAAGAAGCGTTGGAGTTGGAAGAAGACGACGGTGTCGCTAAGATAGCGATTTGAGCGTCGGAGAGAACACAAAGCTGAGCCGCTTTGCTGTAGAGACCGTCTCTGCGTTTCGAAAAAGTTGTAGCGCGCGAAGCTTTGTTTGTGATCTTCTTCATCTCAGGCTTCCTCTTCGTACCTCCTTTcaccattcttttcttttttttcacaaaCAAACGAAACCCTAATTGAGACAAATGTCGAGAGAGAGTTTATGTTGTGTCTGCGTCAGAAAGAATTTTTTGAAGTGACAAacaatctctttctctctggtaTTTATAGGCTCCGTCGGTGGATTggtaaataaatgatttaactttcactatttccttttttcttaaaaacatcaACAACCCAGACAGACAGGGAAAATTTTGAAAGATACCTTCAAAacaagattatatttttaaaattaacatatttattattatttttgaaaactacatttatttataattaaactagGACATGCCCGCGCTTCAGCACATTTGTTGTTGTGTGTGATTTTGTTGAGGTGATGCTGTTTTGAGGTATATAGTAGTAGGTGAatgtttaatatattatgtggTTTCTTTTATCAATAATGTGTTGGTGcatgtattttagtatttgtttgtGATGAAGCGAGCCTTCGTTGAAGTTAATACGTAAATagaattttaagatttttgtaTTTAGTCATTACTAACTGTAGAATTAATAGTTTTGATTAGTCACGGATTTTTGGTTTTCACTTCAGTTCTGGTtccgtttttttttctgtttatcAGCTCTAGAATATATGAATTGTtcgattatatataaatttcatttcGGTTTCAGTTCAGCTTAGCTAACAATTTAGAAACCAACTAATATCCGATAAAATATCGGTTTCAATTCGGTTCCAGTTCATTATGTTTTCGGGGTAATTTGGAAAATTCagataaaaattgtttttttgttatttggaATTAAATATCAGGTATTCacgtaaatttaaatattttagctATTAATAATTTAGCTAATTTGGCACCTTTAGGTGATtaagataatatttaaaaaaaaaaaaaataggataaCAAATATGAGGGTAATTTACTtttcaggtgattcagtttatAAGCAGTGTTTAGAATTATTTGgtaattttgaaactatttttttataattaatattttagatatataaacaaTACTTTGAATATTCGGTAACTATTCAGTTTTTGGTTAAGTGTCGGTTTCTTTTTCGGTTCTAAAGATATATGAATTGTttggttatttataaaatttgtagaggTTCCAGTTAGGCTTAGGCTACAATTTCAGGAGTCAACTTAATCCAATAAAATATCAGTTTCAATTCGGTCTGGGTGTTTGAATATTTCGGATGATaagtcagtttttttttctttttttagattAAATATAGGGTAATTCGGATAAATTTACATAGTTcggatataaattattttgttctaTAGGGTTATttggataatttaaaaaattttggataaaaaaatatttcggcAATTCATTTTTTTCAGATATTTCAGTTTGTAAgtagtgttttaaaaatatttggtaatcttaatactaaaaatattttatgtttctagtTCGGCTCCAGTTCATTTCCAGTTCAGTTtggattttttgttttcaaagatATATGGACAGTTTGAATATTTGTGAACATCAATTCAGTTTTGAATCCTAGTTTTTCAGTTTAGTTCTCGGTTTTCGGTTCATATGTCCATTTCTAGAGTGTATGTTCACTTTgacataataaattataaactaatactAATTAAATGATAATTACTGTTCTATTTTTGTGGAATTTAATGACTAAACAATTTACAcctgtttaattttttatattctttttaaaaatactgGAGATTTTCTCCACGCTACGGgcagattatatattttaattttaattgtttatattttgtattatgaAATTGTTTTGATTGAGTATGTATCTAATTTTTAAAGtgtggtttatatttttaatttttaaaatttcacattTTGTACTATTACGTCAATTATTTTGTTTCAGTATGTATCTAATTctttaa
This Brassica napus cultivar Da-Ae chromosome C6, Da-Ae, whole genome shotgun sequence DNA region includes the following protein-coding sequences:
- the LOC111207130 gene encoding vacuolar protein sorting-associated protein 26C isoform X2 yields the protein MTTTTTVTVKLSRSNRIYRSSEPVEGKIVIKSPSSISHQAIRLSVNGSVNLQVRGGSAGVIESFYGVIKPIQIVKKTIQVRSSGRIPPGTTEIPFSVNLREPGESIAEKFYETFHGTNINIQYLLTADIPRGYLHKPLSATMEFIIESGRVDLPERPLPPEMVVFYITQDTQRHPLLPEIKTGGFRVTGKLATQCSLQDPLGGELTVEASSVPITSIDIHLLRVESIIVGERIVTETSLIQSTQIADGDVCRKMTLPIYVLLPRLLMCPSIFAGPFSVEFKVCITISFKSKLAKAQPKSDPTAPRLWMALERLPLELVRTKRDQFSC
- the LOC111207129 gene encoding uncharacterized protein LOC111207129 isoform X2; its protein translation is MAIVTGDRYVERLQKFLEEETESLLEETMVLKLNPAGLHYIHLRLESLRELERMLSGAPVDYLRAYVSDLGDYRALEQLRRILRILTSVKVVSTLPSPARDPTPLSLIPFGRLKVLELRGCDLSTSPAKGLLDLRHTLEKIICHNSTDALRHVFASRIAEITNSQEWNKLAVVSCSCNRLVLMDESLQLLPAAESLDLSRNKFAKVDNLRRCTKLKHLDLGFNHLRTVSHLSQVSCHLVKLVLRNNALTTLRGIENLKSLEGLDVSYNIISNFLELELLWSLSLLKELWLEGNPVCCARWYRAHVFSYIAIPDGLKLDGKQIGTREFWKRQIIVAHRHSEPASYGFYYPAREEGNEEESCNRKKKMICRLASIDCEEESTYANSDQETVSCDHKNKDNIKCDQDADIFGLIRKVENLKKERSVLWLREFKEWMDHSSEDFADVSKDSLGINMEKYCSNARGISRQHSGTRRYSSSSLRASRDKGHRKNLECNGSSVDHKTGMDDMKFVEGNETQTMTSDISSLGLQATNQSQEFASVEPNNLFSTAPSGEKLAENGNASTLDIGQDIMGSFSSTYPGSPPHYQKDVLHRRQNLVEEILQLSADSYSVASSDSTSSCSEDDNYDSESEYSNHENSRLTDLLNVNRLREEIPGCEPKVTSSLDSQPENGSSIIESLRTDGSMKENTSSSLSELHNGEHICHLVETKKSIRKPIKRYVSFQKEESCITNAEASLSSDADICFSGSDHLQESSLSMMCSSSNSNSRYLGTDRTHEGKGDSVEEYFSAKLADSSSQETCRTYMSCDFILQKGSTYKQREAVLLLSTLNKLYVLFVGVSATYQGSTLSVLCSHEISELQDVSVGLGLQLVRLRFFEDAEYIFVTKCIEKTTELLNIIQVFDSQDSKCSLRSLENIQVDLFEKEICGGLKLSIFQYNILQFQSSTLGALWRWRSLFVAGGRLFICNEDLAQLSSQRAYSSSAPYFSLDSCCSISDISETIVQSQGRVVSLKIKETRRVDSVIWKLKWCCTEKALKFVTLVKALHPDSAQCPLAVSYRR
- the LOC106358655 gene encoding agamous-like MADS-box protein AGL97, with amino-acid sequence MVKGGTKRKPEMKKITNKASRATTFSKRRDGLYSKAAQLCVLSDAQIAILATPSSSSNSNASFFSFGHSSVESVVSAYLAGQRLPPVSSSRDTREDLGICMARKDLGLGFWWDDDKLANSKNPEELMEAMESMKVLMSHLKGLEDQTLSTVDQSPDLDEWSEMELTQLLQDCDDVPPPPPLVSNTDKEEEDQTVSDNNNNNSVSSLPAAAEKSLEEVTMDLDFDTIFEGLLSYDDEDLFWSDDLLFM
- the LOC111207129 gene encoding uncharacterized protein LOC111207129 isoform X1, with the protein product MAIVTGDRYVERLQKFLEEETESLLEETMVLKLNPAGLHYIHLRLESLRELERMLSGAPVDYLRAYVSDLGDYRALEQLRRILRILTSVKVVSTLPSPARDPTPLSLIPFGRLKVLELRGCDLSTSPAKGLLDLRHTLEKIICHNSTDALRHVFASRIAEITNSQEWNKLAVVSCSCNRLVLMDESLQLLPAAESLDLSRNKFAKVDNLRRCTKLKHLDLGFNHLRTVSHLSQVSCHLVKLVLRNNALTTLRGIENLKSLEGLDVSYNIISNFLELELLWSLSLLKELWLEGNPVCCARWYRAHVFSYIAIPDGLKLDGKQIGTREFWKRQIIVAHRHSEPASYGFYYPAREEGNEEESCNRKKKMICRLASIDCEEESTYANSDQETVSCDHKNKDNIKCDQDADIFGLIRKVENLKKERSVLWLREFKEWMDHSSEDFADVSKDSLGINMEKYCSNARGISRQHSGTRRYSSSSLRASRDKGHRKNLECNGSSVDHKTGMDDMKFVEGNETQTMTSDISSLGLQATNQSQEFASVEPNNLFSTAPSGEKLAENGNASTLDIGQDIMGSFSSTYPGSPPHYQKDVLHRRQNLVEEILQLSADSYSVASSDSTSSCSEDDNYDSESEYSNHENSRLTDLLNVNRLREEIPGCEPKVTSSLDSQPENGSSIIESLRTDGSMKENTSSSLSELHNGEHICHLVETKKSIRKPIKRYVSFQKEESCITNAEASLSSDADICFSGSDHLQESSLSMMCSSSNSNSRYLGTDRTHEGKGDSVEEYFSAKLADSSSQETCRTYMSCDFILQKGSTYKQREAVLLLSTLNKLYVLFVGVSATYQGSTLSVLCSHEISELQDVSVGLGLQLVRLRFFEDAEYIFVTKCIEKTTELLNIIQVFDSQDSKCSLRSLENIQVDLFEKEICGGLKLSIFQYNILQFQSSTLGEALWRWRSLFVAGGRLFICNEDLAQLSSQRAYSSSAPYFSLDSCCSISDISETIVQSQGRVVSLKIKETRRVDSVIWKLKWCCTEKALKFVTLVKALHPDSAQCPLAVSYRR
- the LOC111207130 gene encoding vacuolar protein sorting-associated protein 26C isoform X1, producing MTTTTTVTVKLSRSNRIYRSSAFNFTQEPVEGKIVIKSPSSISHQAIRLSVNGSVNLQVRGGSAGVIESFYGVIKPIQIVKKTIQVRSSGRIPPGTTEIPFSVNLREPGESIAEKFYETFHGTNINIQYLLTADIPRGYLHKPLSATMEFIIESGRVDLPERPLPPEMVVFYITQDTQRHPLLPEIKTGGFRVTGKLATQCSLQDPLGGELTVEASSVPITSIDIHLLRVESIIVGERIVTETSLIQSTQIADGDVCRKMTLPIYVLLPRLLMCPSIFAGPFSVEFKVCITISFKSKLAKAQPKSDPTAPRLWMALERLPLELVRTKRDQFSC